The following are from one region of the Erwinia billingiae Eb661 genome:
- the purL gene encoding phosphoribosylformylglycinamidine synthase translates to MMEILRGSPALSAFRITKLLARFQDAHLPVSDIYAEYVHFADVSTPLAADEKARLQRLLKYGPSLAEHTPEGRLILVTPRPGTISPWSSKATDIAHNCDLPQVLRLERGLAFYVKAPQLTDAQWSLLAALLHDRMMEVVLSDLNQAEQLFAHHQPAPLQSVDVLGEGRDALDKANRKLGLALADDEIDYLLAAFEKLGRNPNDIELYMFAQANSEHCRHKIFNADWIIDGEQQPKSLFKMIKNTMEKTPDHVLSAYKDNAAVMEGSQVGRFYADAEKGQYDFHQEEAHILMKVETHNHPTAISPWPGAATGSGGEIRDEGATGRGAKPKAGLVGFSVSNLRIPGFEQPWEEDFGKPDRIVTALDIMTEGPLGGAAFNNEFGRPALNGYFRTYEEQVNSHNGVELRGYHKPIMLAGGIGNIRADHVQKGEITVGAKLIVLGGPAMNIGLGGGAASSMASGQSDADLDFASVQRDNPEMERRCQEVIDRCWQLGEDNPILFIHDVGAGGLSNAMPELVSDGERGGRFNLRDILNDEPGMTPLEVWCNESQERYVMAVAPEKLELFAELCKRERAPFAVIGEATEEMHLSLEDSHFDNKPIDMPLDVLLGKTPKMTRDVTTLKAQGEPLIRDSITVADAVNRVLHLPAVAEKTFLVTIGDRSVTGMVARDQMVGPWQIPVANCAVTTASLDSYYGEAMALGERAPVALLDFAASGRLAVGEALTNIAATQIGSLKRIKLSANWMAAAGHPGEDAGLYEAVKAVGEELCPALGITIPVGKDSMSMKTRWQHGTEQREMTSPMSLVITAFARVEDVRRTVTPQLQPQQDNALLLIDLGKGINALGATALSQVYRQLGDKPADVRDVQQLAGFFNAMQVLVADGKLLAYHDRSDGGLLVTLAEMAFTGHCGVEADIAALGNDSLAALFNEELGAVIQVAAADRAQVEQVFAQHGLADCVHVLGKAVQGDRFVITSGDSAVYSESRTTLRTWWAETTWQMQRLRDNPACADQEHDAKKNDQDPGLNVALTFKPEEDIAAPYIATGARPKVAVLREQGVNSHVEMAAAFHRAGFDAVDVHMSDLLAGRRGLEAFQTLVACGGFSYGDVLGAGEGWAKSILFNSRVRDEFETFFHRPQTLALGVCNGCQMMSNLRELVPGSEAWPRFVRNQSERFEARFSLVEVAASPSLMLEGMVGSRMPIAVSHGEGFVEVRDDAHLATLEHKGLVALRFVDHFGKVTQQYPANPNGSPNGITAVTNESGRVTIMMPHPERVFRTVSNSWHPEEWGEDSPWMRIFRNARKQLG, encoded by the coding sequence ATGATGGAAATTCTGCGTGGTTCGCCCGCTCTGTCGGCATTTCGTATTACTAAATTGCTGGCCCGCTTTCAGGACGCTCACCTGCCGGTGAGTGACATTTACGCTGAGTACGTCCATTTTGCTGACGTCAGCACGCCTCTGGCCGCTGATGAAAAAGCCCGTTTACAGCGCCTGCTGAAGTACGGTCCCTCTCTCGCGGAACATACGCCGGAAGGGCGCCTGATTCTGGTGACACCACGTCCGGGAACCATTTCGCCGTGGTCGTCTAAAGCGACCGACATCGCGCACAACTGCGATCTGCCTCAGGTGCTTCGTCTGGAGCGCGGTCTGGCTTTCTATGTTAAGGCCCCACAGCTGACCGACGCCCAGTGGTCGTTGCTGGCTGCGCTGCTGCATGACCGCATGATGGAAGTGGTCCTCAGCGATTTGAACCAGGCTGAACAACTGTTTGCTCATCACCAGCCTGCTCCGCTGCAAAGCGTCGACGTGCTGGGTGAAGGCCGTGACGCGCTGGATAAAGCCAACCGTAAGCTGGGTCTGGCACTGGCCGATGATGAAATCGACTACCTGCTGGCGGCCTTTGAAAAACTCGGGCGCAACCCGAACGACATCGAGCTGTATATGTTTGCCCAGGCGAACTCCGAGCACTGTCGTCATAAAATCTTCAACGCCGACTGGATTATCGACGGCGAGCAGCAGCCAAAATCGCTGTTCAAGATGATCAAAAACACCATGGAGAAGACCCCGGACCACGTGCTGTCTGCCTATAAAGACAACGCCGCGGTGATGGAAGGTTCTCAGGTGGGCCGTTTCTATGCGGACGCAGAAAAAGGGCAGTACGACTTCCATCAGGAAGAAGCGCACATTCTGATGAAGGTCGAAACCCATAACCACCCGACGGCGATTTCGCCATGGCCGGGTGCGGCAACCGGTTCAGGCGGTGAAATCCGTGATGAAGGCGCAACCGGACGTGGCGCGAAACCGAAAGCGGGTCTGGTTGGCTTCTCGGTTTCTAACCTGCGTATCCCAGGTTTTGAACAGCCGTGGGAAGAAGACTTCGGCAAACCTGACCGTATCGTCACCGCGCTGGATATCATGACCGAAGGCCCACTGGGCGGCGCGGCATTCAACAACGAATTTGGTCGTCCTGCGCTGAATGGCTACTTCCGTACCTATGAAGAGCAGGTCAACAGCCATAACGGCGTGGAGTTGCGCGGTTACCACAAGCCGATCATGCTGGCTGGCGGTATTGGCAACATCCGTGCTGACCACGTGCAGAAAGGCGAAATCACCGTCGGTGCCAAGCTGATCGTGCTGGGTGGCCCGGCGATGAACATTGGTTTGGGCGGCGGTGCAGCCTCTTCCATGGCTTCCGGCCAGTCTGATGCCGATCTGGATTTTGCTTCGGTACAGCGCGACAACCCAGAAATGGAACGTCGTTGCCAGGAAGTGATCGACCGCTGCTGGCAGCTGGGTGAAGACAACCCGATTCTGTTTATCCACGACGTGGGTGCAGGCGGTCTTTCTAACGCGATGCCTGAACTGGTCAGCGACGGCGAGCGCGGCGGTCGCTTCAACCTGCGTGACATTCTTAACGACGAACCGGGTATGACCCCGCTGGAAGTCTGGTGTAACGAGTCCCAGGAACGCTACGTGATGGCGGTTGCGCCAGAGAAGCTGGAACTGTTTGCCGAACTTTGTAAGCGTGAACGTGCGCCATTCGCGGTGATTGGCGAAGCCACCGAAGAGATGCATCTGTCTCTGGAAGACAGCCACTTCGATAACAAGCCTATCGATATGCCGCTGGACGTGCTGCTGGGTAAAACCCCGAAAATGACCCGCGATGTCACCACGCTGAAAGCGCAGGGTGAGCCGCTGATCCGCGACAGCATAACGGTTGCGGATGCGGTAAACCGTGTTCTGCACCTGCCTGCGGTCGCTGAGAAGACCTTTCTGGTGACCATTGGCGACCGTTCGGTGACCGGTATGGTTGCGCGCGATCAGATGGTCGGTCCATGGCAGATCCCGGTGGCGAACTGTGCGGTGACCACGGCCAGCCTCGACAGCTACTACGGTGAAGCGATGGCGCTGGGCGAACGTGCGCCGGTTGCCCTGCTGGACTTTGCCGCATCCGGCCGTCTGGCGGTGGGTGAAGCGTTGACCAACATTGCCGCCACGCAGATTGGTTCGCTGAAGCGCATCAAGCTTTCGGCTAACTGGATGGCCGCAGCCGGTCACCCGGGCGAAGATGCCGGTTTATATGAAGCGGTGAAAGCGGTTGGCGAAGAACTTTGTCCGGCGCTGGGCATTACTATCCCGGTGGGCAAAGACTCCATGTCGATGAAGACCCGCTGGCAGCATGGCACCGAACAGCGTGAAATGACCTCACCAATGTCGCTGGTGATCACCGCGTTTGCCCGCGTGGAAGACGTGCGCCGCACCGTAACGCCTCAGCTGCAGCCGCAGCAGGATAACGCGCTGCTGTTAATCGACCTCGGCAAAGGCATCAATGCGCTGGGCGCCACGGCGCTGTCACAGGTTTATCGTCAGCTGGGCGACAAGCCGGCAGACGTGCGTGACGTGCAGCAGCTGGCAGGCTTCTTCAACGCCATGCAGGTGCTGGTGGCGGATGGCAAACTGCTGGCTTACCACGACCGTTCAGACGGTGGTTTGCTGGTCACGCTGGCTGAAATGGCCTTTACCGGTCACTGCGGTGTTGAAGCGGATATCGCTGCGCTGGGTAACGATTCACTGGCCGCGTTGTTCAACGAAGAGCTGGGTGCCGTGATTCAGGTGGCTGCGGCAGACCGTGCTCAGGTTGAGCAGGTGTTTGCTCAACACGGTCTGGCTGACTGTGTGCATGTCCTTGGCAAGGCCGTTCAGGGCGATCGTTTCGTGATCACCTCTGGCGACTCTGCGGTGTACAGCGAAAGCCGCACCACGCTGCGTACCTGGTGGGCAGAAACCACCTGGCAGATGCAGCGTCTGCGTGATAACCCGGCCTGTGCCGATCAGGAACACGACGCCAAGAAAAACGACCAGGATCCAGGCCTGAACGTGGCGCTGACCTTTAAGCCAGAAGAAGATATCGCCGCGCCATACATCGCAACCGGTGCGCGTCCGAAAGTTGCCGTGCTGCGTGAGCAGGGCGTTAACTCCCACGTTGAAATGGCGGCCGCGTTCCACCGCGCTGGTTTTGATGCGGTTGACGTGCACATGAGTGACCTGCTGGCAGGACGCCGTGGTCTGGAAGCGTTCCAGACGCTGGTGGCCTGTGGCGGCTTCTCTTATGGTGACGTGCTGGGCGCAGGCGAAGGTTGGGCGAAGTCGATTTTGTTCAACTCCCGCGTGCGTGATGAGTTCGAAACCTTCTTCCACCGTCCGCAAACGCTGGCGCTGGGCGTCTGTAACGGGTGTCAGATGATGTCCAACCTGCGCGAACTGGTGCCGGGAAGCGAAGCCTGGCCGCGCTTTGTGCGCAACCAGTCCGAGCGCTTTGAAGCCCGTTTCAGCCTGGTGGAAGTGGCGGCAAGCCCATCACTGATGCTGGAAGGCATGGTGGGTTCGCGTATGCCAATTGCGGTATCGCACGGTGAAGGCTTCGTGGAAGTGCGTGATGATGCGCATCTGGCGACGCTGGAGCACAAAGGTCTGGTGGCATTACGCTTCGTTGACCACTTCGGTAAGGTGACTCAGCAGTACCCGGCGAACCCTAACGGTTCACCAAACGGTATTACCGCGGTGACCAACGAAAGCGGTCGCGTGACCATCATGATGCCGCACCCGGAACGTGTGTTCCGTACGGTGAGCAACTCATGGCACCCGGAAGAGTGGGGCGAAGACAGCCCGTGGATGCGGATCTTCCGTAACGCGCGCAAACAACTCGGCTAA
- the mltF gene encoding membrane-bound lytic murein transglycosylase MltF: protein MKRLKINYLFIGLVTVLLALALWPSIPWYGGQQDQIEQIKSRGVLRVSTLTSPLTYYTINKAPAGMDYELAKRFADYLGVKLQITVRQNLSDLFDDLEDDKADVLAAGLIYSGERQSRFRTGPTYYSVSQQLVYRMGKPRPKNLGELHGRLTVASDSAYLSTLRGIKQNQYPDLDWAISTDQSPNTLLEAVADGKLDYTVGDSVSIALLQRIHPQLAVAFDITDEEPITWYMQRDQDDSLNAAMLDYFNQMGEEGAMARLDEKYLGHVGTFDYVDTRTFLRAIDGTLPDIRPLFEKYASEIDWRLLAAISYQESHWNPQATSPTGVRGMMMLTRNTAESLNVSDRTDPEQSIRGGSEYLVRMMEKVPQTIPDDEKIWFALAAYNMGYAHMLDARKLTEKQKGNPDSWADVKLRLPMLSQKRYYSQTNYGYARGQEAYNYVENIRLYQISLVGYLQDQERKLAQQAAYEAEMGEGYPAVAPKIALN, encoded by the coding sequence TTGAAACGCCTGAAAATTAATTATCTTTTCATCGGCCTGGTTACCGTGCTGCTTGCGTTGGCACTGTGGCCATCGATCCCCTGGTACGGGGGTCAACAGGACCAGATAGAGCAGATAAAATCACGGGGAGTTTTGCGTGTGAGCACGTTAACTTCCCCGCTGACTTACTACACCATTAATAAAGCCCCAGCCGGAATGGACTATGAGCTGGCGAAACGCTTCGCTGATTATCTTGGCGTGAAGCTGCAGATCACCGTCCGGCAAAACCTCAGTGACCTGTTTGACGACCTGGAAGATGATAAAGCTGACGTGCTGGCCGCAGGCTTAATTTACAGCGGCGAACGTCAATCGCGCTTTCGTACTGGCCCCACTTATTACTCCGTATCCCAGCAACTGGTTTACCGGATGGGTAAGCCACGCCCAAAAAACCTCGGTGAGCTGCATGGCCGACTGACCGTCGCTTCCGACTCGGCCTACCTTTCCACCCTGCGCGGCATTAAGCAGAATCAGTATCCCGATCTGGATTGGGCGATTTCGACCGATCAGAGCCCGAACACCCTGCTGGAAGCGGTGGCCGATGGCAAACTGGATTACACGGTGGGGGATTCCGTGTCGATCGCCCTGCTCCAGCGCATCCATCCGCAGCTGGCGGTCGCCTTTGATATTACCGATGAAGAGCCGATTACCTGGTATATGCAGCGCGATCAGGACGACAGCCTGAATGCGGCGATGCTCGACTACTTTAATCAGATGGGTGAAGAAGGCGCGATGGCCCGTCTGGATGAGAAGTACCTCGGCCACGTGGGGACCTTCGATTATGTCGATACCCGCACCTTCCTGCGCGCCATTGATGGCACGCTGCCGGATATTCGCCCGCTGTTTGAAAAGTATGCCAGCGAGATCGATTGGCGTTTACTGGCGGCGATTTCCTATCAGGAGTCGCACTGGAATCCTCAGGCAACCTCCCCGACCGGCGTGCGCGGGATGATGATGCTGACCCGCAACACGGCTGAAAGTCTGAACGTCAGTGACCGCACCGATCCCGAGCAAAGCATCCGTGGCGGCAGTGAATATCTGGTGCGAATGATGGAAAAAGTGCCGCAAACCATCCCAGACGATGAGAAGATTTGGTTTGCTCTGGCGGCCTATAACATGGGTTATGCCCATATGCTGGATGCCCGTAAGCTAACGGAAAAACAGAAGGGAAATCCGGATAGCTGGGCAGATGTGAAGCTGCGTTTGCCGATGCTGAGCCAGAAACGCTATTACAGTCAGACCAACTATGGCTATGCCCGTGGTCAGGAAGCCTATAACTACGTGGAAAACATCCGGCTGTATCAGATAAGCCTGGTGGGCTATTTGCAGGATCAGGAGCGGAAGCTGGCACAGCAGGCGGCTTATGAAGCCGAGATGGGGGAAGGCTATCCGGCTGTGGCCCCTAAAATTGCGCTGAACTAA
- the tadA gene encoding tRNA adenosine(34) deaminase TadA: MSDKVSDEFWMRHALMLARRAWEEGEVPVGAVLVQGDKAIGEGWNRPIGHHDPTAHAEIMALRQGGKVLENYRLLDTTLYVTLEPCVMCAGAMVHGRIGRLVFGARDEKTGAAGSLIDVLGHAGMNHQVKVEEGMLAEECAGMLSDFFRHRRAEKKALRLQQREQAAEDDQ, translated from the coding sequence GTGAGCGACAAAGTAAGCGATGAATTCTGGATGCGCCATGCTCTGATGCTGGCGCGTCGTGCCTGGGAAGAGGGTGAAGTGCCGGTCGGTGCGGTGTTGGTACAGGGCGATAAGGCGATTGGCGAAGGCTGGAACCGCCCGATCGGCCACCATGATCCCACTGCGCATGCCGAGATTATGGCGCTGCGTCAGGGTGGGAAAGTGCTGGAAAACTACCGGCTGCTGGACACCACGCTGTACGTCACGCTGGAGCCTTGCGTGATGTGCGCCGGGGCGATGGTGCATGGACGGATCGGCAGGCTGGTGTTTGGCGCAAGGGATGAGAAAACCGGCGCAGCAGGATCGCTGATCGACGTGTTGGGCCACGCAGGCATGAACCATCAGGTTAAGGTGGAAGAGGGGATGCTGGCGGAAGAGTGCGCGGGCATGCTGAGTGATTTCTTCCGTCACCGTCGCGCAGAAAAAAAGGCACTGCGCCTGCAACAACGCGAGCAGGCTGCCGAAGACGACCAGTGA
- the yfhb gene encoding phosphatidylglycerophosphatase C, with amino-acid sequence MITGQERRVVFFDLDGTLHQQDMFGTFMRYLLKRQPLNLLLVVPLLPVIGAGLLIKGRAARWPMSLLLWSITFGHSEESLTAKENAFAQWFRQRVTAFPVVQQRLTDYLNSSDADVWLITGSPQRLVEQVYFDSAFLPKVKLIASQMSRGFGGRVLSMRCLGHEKVARLEEKIGTPLQLYSGYSDSKQDNPLLFFCQHRWRVTPQGELQQLE; translated from the coding sequence TTGATAACTGGTCAGGAACGACGCGTGGTGTTTTTTGATTTAGACGGCACGCTGCATCAGCAGGATATGTTCGGCACCTTTATGCGCTATTTACTGAAGCGCCAGCCGTTGAACCTGCTATTGGTGGTGCCGTTGCTGCCGGTGATTGGCGCCGGTTTACTGATAAAGGGACGGGCGGCACGCTGGCCGATGAGCCTGCTGCTGTGGTCGATCACCTTTGGCCATAGCGAGGAAAGCCTGACGGCGAAGGAAAATGCCTTTGCGCAGTGGTTCCGTCAGCGCGTCACGGCCTTCCCGGTGGTTCAGCAACGGCTGACGGACTATCTGAACAGCTCGGATGCGGACGTCTGGTTAATCACCGGTTCACCGCAACGGCTGGTGGAGCAGGTCTATTTTGACTCGGCTTTCCTGCCGAAGGTAAAGCTGATCGCCAGCCAGATGAGCCGCGGTTTCGGTGGCCGGGTGCTGTCGATGCGCTGCCTGGGGCATGAAAAAGTGGCCCGGCTGGAAGAGAAGATCGGCACGCCGTTGCAGCTGTACAGCGGCTACAGCGACAGTAAGCAGGATAACCCGCTGCTGTTCTTCTGCCAGCACCGCTGGCGCGTCACGCCGCAGGGCGAGCTGCAACAGCTTGAGTAA